In Halarcobacter bivalviorum, a genomic segment contains:
- a CDS encoding class II SORL domain-containing protein: MPKINKYVDIDTVEREAKKDLIDRHSPFIHCNETATKGEPFEVTVKMGNEYTHPDDFDHYIESVSLFNGETLLAKATYVPGTLGNVKAHNTTTFTIIPTSKKLNLVAHGYCTKHGIWESTPVEVSVAE; encoded by the coding sequence ATGCCAAAAATTAACAAATATGTTGATATAGATACTGTAGAAAGAGAAGCAAAAAAAGATTTAATTGATAGACACTCGCCATTTATCCACTGTAATGAAACTGCTACAAAAGGTGAGCCTTTTGAAGTAACTGTTAAAATGGGAAATGAATATACTCATCCAGATGATTTTGATCACTATATTGAATCTGTTTCATTATTTAATGGAGAGACTTTATTAGCTAAAGCTACTTATGTTCCTGGAACTTTAGGAAATGTAAAAGCACACAACACTACAACTTTTACTATTATTCCAACTTCTAAAAAATTAAATCTAGTTGCTCACGGATACTGTACTAAACACGGTATTTGGGAATCAACTCCTGTTGAAGTGTCTGTAGCTGAGTAA
- a CDS encoding ATP-dependent helicase, whose translation MPLSNLNKEQLEAATCEKGFNLIIASAGTGKTSTIVGRIANLINNGVQPDEILLLTFTNKAAAEMVQRVAKFFGKDMAAKIMAGTFHSVSYKLLKQLNKNITLKQPNELKTLFKSLYEKRVFYEREDGVNPYDGGYLYDMYSLYLNSNEGESFEDWIKNKNPDHELYTAIYEDVVLEFNELKSKYGYANFDDLLTIMLDTLKEEEFDFKEILVDEYQDTNPLQGRLLDSFRPKSLFCVGDYDQSIYAFNGSDIGIISTFSTRYPGSKVYTLRKNYRSSKPILDLATKVIEHNERIYEKQLQVMRTDVSIPPKLLEFTELFAQYHHIAEKISQSSTSHSDIAIIFRNNSSADGIEANLREYGIPAKRKGGMSFFDSVEIKFVLDILVMQLSHNDMMAFIHVLEHGKGIGKAIAKDIFDALVKLGHGDVFKGLFTPDSSINNPYQSNRVKNIQLGLFDDFIELGSVSKFKDCGFEEAFLSNPILKHPKLSVDGAKYLYDFYLLMKQIRRTKVPDSLVSSVTSSMMYSRLKESLATKRATQKDGNVNIIQKTKALAKINRKVMLLRNLARNFQDLSKFVNSMILGGGEMSEGEGVNLLSVHASKGLEFKEVFVIDLMDGRFPNRKLMSKGGSIEEERRLFYVAVTRAKDVLYLSFAKYDKIKKLDFVYSPFLKEAGLIKKEHPEE comes from the coding sequence ATGCCCCTATCTAATTTAAATAAAGAACAACTCGAAGCTGCAACCTGTGAAAAAGGCTTTAATCTTATTATTGCTAGTGCAGGAACAGGTAAAACCTCAACTATTGTTGGAAGAATTGCAAACTTAATCAATAATGGTGTACAACCAGATGAAATTTTATTATTAACTTTTACAAATAAAGCTGCTGCAGAGATGGTACAAAGAGTTGCTAAATTTTTTGGAAAAGATATGGCAGCAAAAATTATGGCAGGAACTTTTCACTCAGTTTCATATAAATTATTAAAACAATTAAATAAAAATATTACACTTAAACAACCAAATGAATTAAAAACTCTTTTTAAATCTTTATATGAAAAAAGAGTATTTTATGAAAGAGAAGATGGAGTAAATCCTTATGATGGTGGATATTTGTATGATATGTATTCACTATATCTAAACTCTAATGAAGGTGAAAGTTTTGAAGACTGGATTAAAAATAAAAATCCAGACCATGAATTATATACAGCTATTTATGAAGATGTTGTTTTAGAGTTTAATGAGCTAAAAAGTAAATATGGTTATGCAAATTTTGATGACTTACTTACTATTATGCTTGATACTTTAAAAGAAGAAGAGTTTGATTTTAAAGAAATCTTAGTGGATGAATATCAAGATACAAACCCTTTACAAGGAAGATTACTTGATTCTTTTAGACCAAAATCTCTATTTTGTGTAGGAGATTATGATCAGAGTATTTATGCTTTTAATGGTTCAGATATTGGAATTATTTCAACTTTTTCTACAAGATATCCAGGTTCAAAAGTATATACGTTAAGAAAGAATTATCGTTCTAGTAAACCTATTTTAGACCTTGCCACAAAAGTTATAGAACATAATGAAAGAATCTATGAAAAACAACTTCAAGTAATGAGAACTGATGTTTCAATTCCTCCAAAATTATTGGAATTTACTGAACTTTTTGCTCAATATCATCATATTGCAGAAAAGATTTCTCAAAGTTCAACTTCACATAGTGATATAGCTATTATTTTTAGGAATAACTCTAGTGCAGATGGAATTGAAGCAAACTTAAGAGAATATGGAATTCCAGCAAAAAGAAAAGGTGGAATGTCATTTTTTGATTCTGTTGAGATTAAATTTGTACTTGATATCTTAGTAATGCAACTCTCTCACAATGATATGATGGCTTTTATTCATGTTTTAGAACATGGAAAAGGTATTGGAAAAGCTATTGCAAAAGATATTTTTGATGCCTTAGTAAAATTAGGTCATGGAGATGTATTTAAAGGTCTATTTACTCCTGATTCAAGCATAAATAATCCTTATCAATCAAATCGTGTAAAAAATATTCAGCTAGGTCTTTTTGATGATTTTATAGAACTTGGAAGTGTTTCAAAATTTAAAGATTGTGGTTTTGAAGAAGCCTTTTTATCAAATCCTATTTTAAAGCATCCAAAACTTTCTGTTGATGGAGCAAAATATTTATATGACTTCTATCTTCTAATGAAGCAAATTAGAAGAACTAAAGTGCCTGATTCTTTAGTATCTTCAGTTACTTCATCAATGATGTATTCAAGACTAAAAGAGTCTTTAGCTACTAAAAGAGCTACACAAAAAGATGGAAATGTAAATATAATTCAAAAAACAAAAGCTCTTGCTAAAATAAATAGAAAAGTGATGCTTTTAAGAAATCTTGCAAGAAATTTTCAAGACCTTTCTAAATTTGTAAACTCTATGATTTTAGGTGGTGGAGAGATGAGTGAAGGAGAAGGAGTAAATCTTCTTTCAGTTCATGCTTCAAAAGGTTTAGAGTTTAAAGAAGTATTTGTTATAGACCTTATGGATGGAAGATTTCCAAATAGAAAACTTATGAGTAAAGGTGGAAGTATCGAAGAAGAGAGAAGACTTTTTTATGTAGCAGTAACAAGAGCAAAAGATGTTTTATACCTTAGTTTTGCAAAATATGACAAGATTAAAAAACTTGATTTTGTTTATTCTCCATTTTTAAAAGAAGCTGGTCTTATAAAAAAAGAGCATCCTGAAGAATAA
- the truD gene encoding tRNA pseudouridine(13) synthase TruD, whose amino-acid sequence MEELQRYLNHSKIDVVFKQSKDDFVVTEIPLYEFSGEGDHLIVKFRKKDLTTWDAVRIFSEHLGCKSRDIGYAGLKDKNAMTIQHISIPKEFEEKLNNFNHEQIKILEVTKHNNKIRVGHLKGNRFFIRLKRVNLIDAKKIEQAVESIVSFGMPNYFGFQRFGIDGDNYKKGEAIIKGELKERNRKLKQMFINSYQSYIFNNWLSKRIEISKLVDSFKANEIYEKLQLPLDVVKEMKQQEHPFKLIPGDLMSHYPYGKIFHVENLKEEAEKFFARDRVATGLLCGKRVKKAEGLASEIEKEFDFDTKEDGSRRFAWVFPEEVETEYKEEKNWMELQFTLPKGSYATEFIAEVIH is encoded by the coding sequence TTGGAAGAGTTACAAAGGTATTTAAACCATTCAAAAATAGATGTTGTATTTAAACAAAGTAAAGATGATTTTGTAGTAACAGAGATACCTCTTTATGAGTTTAGTGGAGAGGGAGACCATCTAATTGTTAAATTTAGAAAGAAAGATTTAACAACTTGGGATGCAGTTAGAATATTTTCTGAACATTTAGGTTGTAAGAGTAGAGATATAGGATATGCAGGTCTAAAAGATAAAAATGCAATGACTATTCAACATATTTCTATTCCTAAAGAGTTTGAAGAAAAATTAAATAATTTTAACCATGAGCAAATAAAAATATTAGAAGTAACAAAACATAATAATAAAATTAGAGTAGGGCATTTAAAAGGTAATAGGTTTTTTATTAGATTAAAAAGAGTTAATTTAATAGATGCTAAAAAAATAGAACAAGCTGTAGAAAGTATTGTATCTTTTGGTATGCCAAATTATTTCGGTTTTCAAAGATTTGGAATTGATGGAGATAATTATAAAAAAGGTGAAGCTATTATAAAAGGTGAGTTAAAAGAGAGAAATAGAAAACTAAAACAGATGTTTATAAACTCTTATCAAAGTTATATTTTTAATAACTGGCTTTCAAAAAGAATAGAGATTTCAAAACTTGTGGACTCTTTTAAGGCAAATGAAATTTATGAGAAACTTCAACTACCTTTAGATGTTGTAAAAGAGATGAAACAACAAGAACACCCTTTCAAACTTATTCCAGGAGACTTAATGAGTCATTATCCTTATGGAAAAATTTTTCATGTAGAAAATTTAAAAGAAGAGGCTGAAAAGTTTTTTGCAAGAGATAGAGTTGCAACTGGTCTTCTTTGTGGGAAGAGAGTTAAAAAAGCAGAAGGATTAGCTTCTGAAATAGAAAAAGAGTTTGATTTTGATACTAAAGAGGATGGAAGTAGAAGGTTTGCATGGGTTTTTCCTGAAGAAGTAGAGACAGAATATAAAGAAGAAAAGAATTGGATGGAGTTACAATTTACTCTTCCAAAAGGTTCTTATGCAACTGAATTTATTGCTGAGGTAATTCATTAA
- a CDS encoding thiamine-phosphate kinase, whose amino-acid sequence MNKEDFFIKQFISNTKLIGDDGAVIGKWVYSNDAFFENVHFKKEWMSLKQIARKAMLVNISDAIAMNAKPKYALLTVAIPKDYTKSDLKSLAKGFKEVAKEFNLEIIGGDTISNEKLDISVTIISKTKKPILRSGIKKDDLLCYTGTLGTSKRDLEKLFKKEKLSKESKFIRPKLHGEFFYKISKYVNASMDISDGLFFELERMSKQSSVGFEFFYKIDKEIGCSGEEYELLFSFEEKYKEKIEKIAKKYDVPLTIFAKAVKGKYSCECANHHF is encoded by the coding sequence ATGAATAAAGAAGACTTTTTTATAAAACAATTTATTAGTAATACTAAACTTATTGGTGATGATGGTGCAGTAATAGGTAAATGGGTATATAGCAATGATGCTTTTTTTGAAAATGTACACTTTAAAAAAGAGTGGATGAGTTTAAAGCAAATTGCGAGAAAAGCAATGCTTGTAAATATATCTGATGCAATTGCAATGAATGCAAAACCAAAGTATGCCTTATTAACTGTTGCTATTCCAAAAGATTATACAAAGAGTGATTTAAAAAGTTTAGCAAAGGGTTTTAAAGAGGTTGCAAAAGAGTTTAATTTAGAAATCATAGGTGGAGATACAATTTCAAATGAGAAGCTTGATATCTCTGTAACAATTATTTCAAAAACAAAAAAACCAATTTTACGAAGTGGAATAAAAAAAGATGATTTACTCTGTTATACAGGAACTTTGGGAACTTCAAAAAGAGATTTAGAAAAACTTTTCAAGAAAGAAAAGCTTTCAAAAGAGTCAAAATTTATAAGACCAAAACTTCATGGAGAGTTTTTTTATAAAATTTCAAAATATGTAAATGCCTCTATGGATATTTCAGATGGTCTATTTTTTGAACTTGAAAGAATGTCTAAACAAAGTAGTGTAGGTTTTGAGTTTTTTTATAAAATTGATAAAGAGATAGGTTGTTCAGGAGAAGAGTATGAATTACTTTTTTCTTTTGAAGAAAAATATAAAGAGAAAATAGAAAAAATAGCTAAAAAATATGATGTACCTTTAACTATATTTGCAAAAGCTGTAAAGGGTAAATATAGTTGTGAGTGTGCAAATCATCATTTTTAA